A genomic stretch from Clostridia bacterium includes:
- a CDS encoding N4-gp56 family major capsid protein — MIFKTILNLFDSYAVNVNTGASAAADYNVNRSSDAELSSEMKTYYSAYLIDLAEPLLVHDQFGQKRPIPANNGKQVEFRKYSTLPKLTTPLTEGVTPDGQKLSVSVITSEVHQYGGYIALSDVLLLTAIDKNLVEATKLLASQAGRTLDTITREVVNGGTQVVYAGGGLDRSALVGGAGSGNNYITVVDVRKAVRALKVMNAPKIDGRYVGIIHPDVAFDLMNDPDWKYPHQYKDTTNIYTDEIGEIGGVRFVETTEAKIFKGKNLAGETRNLAVNGAVTANTQKTITFDGGTVASNALKGRQILVDGKIYTVASNTPTVITVSGSANLPAIADNTVIYPAEGGAAGRAVYSTLIIGENAYGVTEIEGGGLQHIVKQLGAGEDPLNQRATAGWKAIKTAVILVDEYLCRIESTSTYDEDDK, encoded by the coding sequence ATGATTTTCAAGACCATTCTCAACCTCTTCGACAGCTATGCGGTGAACGTCAATACCGGCGCATCCGCCGCTGCCGACTACAACGTCAACAGGTCTTCCGACGCTGAACTTTCCAGCGAAATGAAGACCTATTACTCCGCTTATCTGATCGATCTCGCCGAGCCCCTGCTCGTGCACGATCAGTTCGGACAGAAGCGCCCCATCCCCGCCAACAACGGCAAGCAGGTGGAGTTCCGTAAGTACAGCACCCTTCCGAAGCTGACCACGCCTCTGACCGAGGGCGTTACTCCCGACGGCCAGAAGCTCTCCGTGAGCGTAATCACCTCCGAGGTGCATCAGTACGGCGGTTACATCGCGCTTTCCGACGTACTGCTGCTGACCGCGATCGACAAGAACCTCGTGGAAGCCACGAAGCTCCTCGCTTCCCAGGCCGGCAGAACGCTCGACACAATCACCAGAGAGGTCGTCAACGGCGGTACGCAGGTCGTTTACGCCGGCGGCGGACTTGACCGTTCCGCGCTCGTGGGCGGCGCCGGTTCCGGCAACAACTACATCACCGTCGTCGACGTCCGCAAGGCCGTCCGTGCGCTGAAGGTAATGAACGCGCCCAAGATCGACGGCCGGTACGTTGGTATCATCCATCCCGACGTCGCCTTCGATCTTATGAACGATCCCGACTGGAAGTATCCGCACCAGTACAAGGACACGACCAACATCTACACCGACGAGATCGGCGAGATCGGCGGCGTCCGCTTCGTCGAGACGACCGAGGCGAAGATCTTCAAGGGCAAGAACCTTGCCGGCGAGACCAGAAACCTTGCTGTCAACGGCGCGGTCACCGCGAACACGCAGAAGACGATCACCTTCGACGGCGGCACCGTCGCCTCGAACGCGCTCAAGGGCAGGCAGATCCTTGTCGACGGTAAGATCTACACCGTCGCGAGCAATACCCCGACGGTTATCACCGTTTCCGGATCCGCCAATCTGCCCGCCATCGCGGACAACACCGTCATCTATCCCGCAGAAGGCGGTGCCGCCGGCAGAGCGGTCTATTCCACTCTGATCATCGGCGAGAACGCTTACGGCGTTACCGAGATCGAAGGCGGCGGCCTGCAGCACATCGTTAAGCAGCTCGGCGCCGGTGAGGATCCGCTCAACCAGCGCGCCACCGCGGGCTGGAAGGCGATCAAGACCGCAGTGATCCTCGTCGACGAGTATCTCTGCAGGATCGAATCCACCAGCACCTACGACGAGGACGACAAGTAA